The Candidatus Cloacimonadota bacterium genome has a window encoding:
- a CDS encoding pseudouridine-5'-phosphate glycosidase — protein sequence MLFKLSTSYKKAKEQDRPILAFESAIITHGLPYPENIDLIHDLNILVDYFGVYLAVFWLDDGFVKVGFEENELAALAAKSQSVKVSSRDIPFVLAKKLTGGTTVAATIHLSHQLGLSIFATGGLGGVHYGAEYSFDISNDLAVLSKTPMIVISAGVKSVLDIAKTLEMMETLGIPVYGYQTNKFPLFYTRDSDYEIKSIDSVSEIVNLHRYHQQASLSSAMLIANPVPERWSIPQDRINKIIREALEEAEKLTVSGQMVTPYLLKKLSESDLGTVQTNLELVKNNVSLACEIALEIAQQSPKHEQSNH from the coding sequence ATGTTGTTTAAACTTAGTACTTCATACAAAAAAGCAAAAGAGCAAGATAGACCGATATTAGCTTTTGAATCAGCTATCATTACCCATGGTCTACCCTATCCGGAAAACATTGATCTTATTCATGACCTCAACATATTAGTAGATTATTTTGGAGTATATTTAGCCGTCTTTTGGCTTGATGATGGCTTTGTTAAGGTTGGCTTTGAAGAGAATGAATTAGCTGCTTTAGCTGCTAAAAGTCAATCAGTTAAAGTCTCCAGTAGGGATATCCCCTTTGTCTTAGCTAAAAAATTAACCGGTGGTACTACTGTTGCAGCAACTATTCATTTGTCACATCAATTAGGTCTTTCAATTTTTGCTACCGGTGGTCTGGGTGGTGTACACTATGGTGCTGAATATTCTTTTGATATCTCCAATGACCTGGCTGTTCTCTCTAAAACCCCTATGATAGTTATCTCAGCAGGGGTTAAATCTGTCTTGGATATTGCCAAAACTTTAGAAATGATGGAGACTTTAGGCATCCCTGTTTATGGATACCAAACTAACAAATTTCCCCTCTTCTACACCAGAGATTCAGATTATGAGATCAAATCAATAGATAGTGTCAGCGAGATTGTGAATCTGCATCGTTATCATCAGCAAGCCAGTCTATCTTCTGCTATGTTAATAGCTAATCCAGTCCCTGAAAGATGGAGTATCCCTCAAGATAGAATTAACAAGATCATAAGAGAAGCTTTAGAAGAAGCTGAAAAGCTAACTGTCAGTGGACAAATGGTTACTCCCTATCTCTTAAAAAAGCTCAGCGAGTCAGACTTAGGAACTGTACAAACAAATCTGGAACTGGTCAAAAATAACGTCTCTCTTGCCTGTGAAATAGCACTAGAGATAGCCCAGCAATCGCCGAAACATGAACAAAGCAATCATTGA